The window gagcaagtaaagatttaaccccattaacctccatttactcccaaaaaataactcccaaacaaggttaacttaatacttaaccttccattactcccATTTACTCCCATTatcctcctcccaaacaagggcttaatgaaaatatatttttaaagctTGATATATCAATTCCTCCTAAATATATTCAAAAACCTTAATTAGTTCCACAAACTTTTTTGGTGTTCTGAATAGTCCCTTAAACTTGCTTGAACTGTATCTAatattaaacttgtttaaagtgttaTTTTCAATGTTACGAGAGATGTAAACGGGGCAGGGTGGAGAATGCATTCTCATCCCCGTTCCCGACTAGTCCGGGATTCCCCATCTCGGTCACCACGAGCTAACCGGAAACAAACTTATCCCCTATTCATGTCCCCATGGAGATCTTCATTCCTCGTTTTACAGATGTTCCAAAAACGTTATCAACATTCCTCATTTTCCGCGGGAAATCACCATTTATATTTAGAATCAATAAAGacaaaaacatttaaaaaacaGTGGCTAATAATACCAAGTATTAACAATCATCCTCAAAAATTTCAAATCACAAAAAACTAACAAACAATTGAAAACAATCAATCACCtaattaaaaaatcaattatcatgGGAATAATCGAGGATCCTTATTGAAGATTAAGGGGCGGAGACAAGGATCAACATGGGACGGGGATACCTATCTCCATCCCCGTTCCATCTCCTTCATAGAGAATAAAATGATCCTCATCCCCGTCCCATGGGGATCCTTATCGGATTCTCCGTCCCGTCATCCCTAAATGTACCCATGCATAaccactttttttttcttttgggatattatAAACATAATTTATGTCGCATTGAACTAAAGTATAATAGGATGATTCAACGAATTATAATTAAGATACAACAGAAAGCCTAAATGTTAAAGTTAGAGGTCAAATGTTAGAGACAAATAAATTTGCTATTTTGCTACCATTATTAAAAGTAGAGGTGTGTATCGGTTCAAAACCGAACCAAGCCGAacaaaaattactaaaataattcACACCAACACCAAATCAAATAATATGTGAAACCAAAATACTATCGAACCAAATATttaattcggttcggttttaaaccgTACGATTTTAgtcaaattttttttgaaaataacaaatataaatcactatattttatcattaaatttacttcaaaaataaaaaaattaaaatacttcTAAAATACATTTATATTAACTGATTATCatgataattataaaaaaaataaacttataaaatcaaatatatgtatatttataaaataatgttGAATATATGTAATTCAGTGTGGTTCAGTATTAAGTACTGAAATACACTTAAAAATAAAACCGATACAGAAGCCAAATATCAAAAACCCAAATTCAATCACTTCAGTTCAATAAACCAAACCTATGCACACCCctaattagaaataaaatactCATGTATTATTaactattttaaacgtcatatataaaaaattactcATATTAGCCACCACCGTGGTGAATAATACAAAAGCAttgttaaataaataaaaacagaaacaatatcGGATAATATAGACTCTATAAAACCAAAACGGTGGTGAGCAGACAGATAGCTAAAGATACAGAAATAGTAAATCTATTGAATACGGCAGCGTTTTCAGCTGGAGCAAGAGCATTAGATGGAGAACCAAAGATTGTAGACGGCGGGAGTACAGAAGGAAAAGGAGAACCTGTTGTAGGAGGAGGAGAGTTAACAGTAGCCGGAGATTGAGCATTCACCGGAGGAGGAGTAATAGTATTCCatggagaaggagaaggagaagaaaccgGTGGTTTCACAACTGGAGTTGGAGTAGGAGCAGATAGGGGTGGTGGTGGTGTAGCAAGCGGCGATCTAGTAGGTGAAGccgaaggagatggaggagagTTAATAGTATAGCCGGATATTGAGCATTCACCGGAGGAGTAGCGGTACTCGatggagaaggagaagaaaccgGTGGTTTCACAACTGGAGTTGGAGTTGGAGTAGGAGCAGATACTGGTGGTGGTTTAGCAAGCCCCGATCTAGTAGGTGATGAAGACGGCGACTGTGCGATGGAAGATCCGGCCATCAACACCATTATCAAACAAAGAGAAAAGCATGAGCTCgccattttttaattacttgtttGTTGATTCTCAAATTAATCAGATCAGAGAGATAGAAATTGAGAGTAATGGAGAAGAGAGAAGGCAAGAGAGGGGTATATATAGGAGAGTTTGGTGCGAGTGAATCCAGCGTCCAGTAAATCCTGACTGTACACATGTAGTTTGAGACGAggtgatacagattgaaagcgataaatggaggttttaatcgtaaaccaacaaagatcttcttctctagctagactagaagaagtgaatcccgataacaaaggtataaaccttaatctcaaagagaaatgatagttgattgataaaagttgccctatccttacaaaatgagggtttaaatacaacctccaAAAGATAAATAGAAGGACAGGGGCTATCCCTATTAGGGTTACAATATGGTTAacaataaaagggtaaaataggtaatgcgcctagacaacaggtacagaggtgcaggtacggagcgtcagaggttgttggtgaattccttcggcaggaagtaatcttgagatccgcccagtgtagttgtaggtacgcctcatggcgtacgcctagatccgccccactcgcgtgtccaggggatccgccctcttagATACAACCTCTGTGGATACGCCGAGATGAGATCCGCCAAGGCGCGTGTTATTACTGAGCCTacttaggatgtccgcatcattctctccttctttaaaagaattcagcaCTGGCTTGTCGGTGTTGTTCTCCAAAGGGCCATCTGActtccatgggctaaggtcacgaacattgaacgccggtgagactttaccaagccaatttggcaaagctatgtgataggaattggcattgaccttcttggtgatcttatatggcccgtactttctcggtcgaagcttgctgcttgtggcgttagcgagtctctcttttcccaagtctaccataacctcatctcccacttcgaactgtaggtccctgcggtgctcatccgccttagcctttagtttctggtttctctcctcaagagtctccttcacctcttggtgcatctagACATAGTCTTTGGCGAACTAGTttgcagtcacgtttcctttgggaaaatgggctatatcaaggacgtgattcggggtcttagtgtataccacctcaaagggtgacttcccagttcccgagtgtacagatccattgtaggcgaactcagcttgtgctaaaaccacgtcccacatcctgggcttatccttacatttgctgcgcagtaagtttcccagagtccgattgaccacttctgtctgtccgtctgtctgagggtgggcggtggtactaaacttcagagaagtatcaaaaagagcccacaaggtccgccagaagtgactcaggaactttgtgtcacggtctgagacaatgctctttGGTACACCATGTAATCTGACaacctctttgaagaatagcttggcAGTCGTTGAGGCGTCGTTAGTCTTacggcatggtatgaagtgtgccattttcgaaaaccggtcaacaaccacaaagatggaatccatgcctctctgagttctgggtaaccctaggacaaaatccatggacagatcctcccatatggtttctGGTACAGGCAAGGGCAGCTgtaagccagcatttgtagcgtgtcccttggcgatctggcagatatagcatcATTCTACCAGGTACGCCACATCTCTTCTCATtttgggccagaaataacgggaactcactgctgcatatgtcttgtctcgcccaaaatgcccccctagggatccgccatgtagatctcggaccaccttctcgcggatagaagtgcagggtaaacaaagttggttgcccctcattagatactcatccattaagtgatacgccccatccctAGGTTGGCGCTGGCACTTCTCCCAGATACTTccaaagtcaggatccgccaggtactctcctctgatgtgttcgaaacaatcggtttccaggttgactgtttttattagtgcaaTCCTCCGACTCAAAGCGTCCGCCACTATGTTCTGTTTtcccgccttatggataagcttataggggaacttatctatgaaggcggaccaccgggcgTGCATggcgcttcgaagttgcttctgacttcccaggtatttgagagcttgatggtcagtgtagaggatgaactcttttcccaccaagtaatgttcccatactttcaatgccctcactacagcataaaactcttgatcatacgttgcccacctttgccgtgcctcacagagcttctcactgaagtaggcaatgggcctcttttcttgcatcaagacaccaccaatcccaattccactggcatcacactcaacttcaaacaatttgtcaaaatcgggatac of the Euphorbia lathyris chromosome 7, ddEupLath1.1, whole genome shotgun sequence genome contains:
- the LOC136235465 gene encoding lysine-rich arabinogalactan protein 19-like, giving the protein MASSCFSLCLIMVLMAGSSIAQSPSSSPTSPPSPSASPTRSPLATPPPPLSAPTPTPVVKPPVSSPSPSPWNTITPPPVNAQSPATVNSPPPTTGSPFPSVLPPSTIFGSPSNALAPAENAAVFNRFTISVSLAICLLTTVLVL